GCGCGTCTGGCGGCTCGACACCGTTCCCCTCGGTCTGCACGGCGACGAGGCGGTCACCGGCTTCGACGCCCACCGCGTGCTGGCCGAGGGATGGATCGGACCCTACGCCTACCCAAGCGCGCTCGGGCAGCCGACCGGGCCGGTGTACGTCGCGGCGCTCGTGCTGGCGCTGTTCGGCGAGTCCACCGCGATGCTGCGCCTGTCGATGGCCCTGTTCGGCGTCGCCACCGTCTTCTCCACCTGGCTCGCCGGCCGAGCCATGTTCGGTCGTGCGGTCGGCCTGTTGGCGGCGGCCCTGTTGGTGGCGCAGCCGTGGCACCTGCACCTCAGCCGCATCGCCTTCATGGTGAACGCCTGGCCCTGCCTGCAGATGGCGGTGCTGTGGTTGCTCTTCCGCGCCCGCCAGCGGCCTGCCGTCTGGCGCTGGGCGCTGACCGGCGCGGTCGCCGGCCTGACCATCTACACGTACAACGCCGCCCCGCTGTCGCTGCCGCTGTTCGCCGCCCCGGTGCTGGTCGATCTCGCGTCGCCGCCGCCCGGGCGGCCGCGGCGGCGCGTCCTCGCGCTGGCGCTGGTCGCCGCCGGCGCGGCGCTGGTGGTGATGCTGCCGATGCTCGACTACGTGCGCAACCACGAGGAGTACTTCTGGCATCACCAGGAGGTGGCGCTGACCAACAGCGCGGCGTGGCGCGAGGGCGCCTGGCGCGACCGGGCAGGGCTGCTGGCGGCGCGCGCCGGCGAGTGGGGCAGGGGGGTCGTCGCTGGCGGCGCGCCCGATGACGGCGACGGCCTGGGCGGGGAGGGATTCCCGTTGCTCGACCCGGTCACCGTGATCGCCGCCGCCGCCGGTCTGGGCCTGGCGCTCCGCCGCTGGCGCGAGCCCGCCTGCGCGGCGCTGCTGGTGGGCGTGGCGACGTTGCCGCTGGGCGCCCTCCTGACCATCGAGGGTGGGCTCTACCGGCGCGCCTTCGGGCTGGCGCCGATCGCGGCCCTGCTTGCCGCCCTGTCGCTGGCGCGCCTCTGGCGGCAGGCCGCGCGCCGCGGCGCGGCGACGCAACGGGCCGCCACGGTGGCGCTGGCCGGGCTGCTGCTCCTCAGCGGCGCGCGCAACGCGCAGCGCTATTTCGGGCCGCTGCAGTCGAGCGACGAGATGCGCTACGTCTTCCCGTACCAGATCGACGCCGCGGCGCGGTTCCTCGCCACGTTGCCGTCGGACACGGTGGTGTTCTGGTACAGCGACCGCTGGCCCGCCGGCTACGAGACCCGCCGTTGGTTCGCGCCCGACGCCGAGGTCGTCGAGCGTTCGCCCGAGTTCGGCGCCCCCACCGAGGACGATGGCACCCCGGTGGTCCGCGCCGACAGCGACCGCGAATCCGTCTTCCTCCTCCTCGGTCGCTATCGCGATCTCGCCGCGGCCATCCAGCAGCGCCACCGCGGCGGCACCCTGGTCGAAGATGTGCGCGACGGCGAGGTCCTCTTCCGCGCCGTCCGCGTCGAGCCGCTCGCCGTCGAAGCGCCGATCTGAGGCGGCGCTCTCGCCGGGCCACGCCCGTGGAAACGCGATCGTTGCTGGTCGTCGCGGGCGCGCACTATGGTGCCGCGCATGCTGCCACGCCGAGCCGCGCGTCGCGTGCTCCCGCCTCGCCGCCGCTGATCCCGCTGGACTGACCTCCTCCGCCATCGGCGGCGGCTCTCGCCGTCCCCGTAGCTCGGAGTCGATGTCATGTCCGCACTTCTCGATAGCCCCGCCGCCGTCGGCGCCGTCGCCTCACGCGGCGGCGTCCGCGAGCTGGTCGCGCTGGCGCTGCCGGTGGTCCTCACCAACCTGTCCGCGACGTTGATGATGACCACGGACGCGATGATGGTGGGCCGCCTCGGTCCCAGCGAGCTCGCAGCCGTCGGCTACGCCGGCATCTGGTACTGGACGGTCATCGCGGGGTTCAATGGTACCGGCAGCGGCGTCCAGACCTTCGCCGCCCAGGCGCACGGCGCCGGTCATCCCCGGCAGTGCGGGGGCTGGCTGTGGCAGGCCTGGTACACGGTGGTGCCGGCGGCGACCGCGACGCTGCTGCTCTTCGCGGTGGCGTTCCCGGCATTGCTCGATCTGCTCGGGCCGGATCCGACGCTGCGGCCGCTGGCGAGCGACTACGTGCGGGCGCGGGTGCTCGGCAGCGGCGGCCTGATGACCGGGATGGTGATCGCCGCCTTTCTGCGCGGCGTCGGCGATGCGCGGACGCCGCTCCATGCCATGATCGCCGCCAACCTGGTGAACGTCGCCCTCAACTACTGCCTGATCTTCGGTCACTGCGGGGCGCCGCGGCTGGGCGTCGCCGGCTCCGGTGTGGCGACCGCGATTGCCGAGTGGGCGTACGCGATCTGGTTGGCGCGGGCGGTCTACCGACCGGCGCGGCGGCGGCGCTTCGCGACCGACGCCGTGGCGCCCGACGCGGCGGCGATGCGGCGCTTTCTCCGCACCAGCGCGCCGATCGGCGGCCAGTGGGCGCTCGACATGCTGGCGTTCGCGGCCTTCAGCACCCTGGTGGCGCGCATGGGGGCGAGCGAGATGGCGGCGAGCCAGGCGCTGCTCAGCTTGATGCACCTGTCGTTCATGCAGGTGGTCGGCGTGCAGATGGCGGTGGCGACGCTGGTCGGCCGCTACCTGGGCGCCGGCGACCCGACCGCGGCGCGGCGCAGTCTGCGCAGCGCGCTGCGGGTCGGCGTCGGCCTGTCGATCGCCGTCGCGGCGCTGTTCGTGCTCGCGCCGGAGGCTTGTCTGCGCCTATTCGTCAGCGACGAGGCGGTGCTGCGCCTGGGCGTGCCGCTGCTCGTCGTCGGCGCGGCGTTCCAGATCTGCGACGCGGTCGGGGTCCTCAACGGCGGCGCGTTGCGCGGCGCCGGCGACACCCGCTGGCCCTTCGTGGTGCAGACGCTGCTCGCCTGGGGTCTCTTTCCGCCCGCCGCCTATGTCGGCGGCGCGCTGGCGGGCGGCGGGCTCACCGGCGCCTGGCTGGGCGGCGTCGTCTACGTCGCCGTCCTCGCCGGCGCCCTCCACTGGCGCGTCCAGAGCGGCGCCTGGGAGACGGCGCGGATCTGAGGTGGATCGAGAGCGCTCAGGCGCTGCTGCCGCCGAAGGCGCGCCGTTGGTGCCAGAGCGCGGCGGCGGCGATCATCGTCAACAGGGCCAGCCCAGTGAAGAGGCCGCGGCGCGACACCGGCGGCGCCGGGGCCACCTGCACGCACGTGCCGGGGACGGGGGGCGCGGTGCAGGTGTCGAACGGATGGCTGCAGGCGGTATTGCAGCAGACGCCATCGACACAGAACGTGGAGGCGCAGTCGCCCGGCGTGCTGCAGCTCGCGCCGTTCGCTTGCGGCGTGGCGACCGCAGACGCGTGCGCCGCTCCGCCGTCGGCGAGCACGAGCGCTCCGAGCGTCGCTGCGAGGACGATGACCGTTGTGCTGCTGCGCGCCATCCTCGATCTCCTGCGGCTGGCCGCCTGCCGCGCGCCGCGGCCGCCATCAGATTCGAGCCGATACGAGAGATGCGGTCGGGCTGTCAACTCGCGCTCCCCTCTGCGGCCCCATTCCGTGCGCGACCGGCCCGGCTGACTGGCGGGCGGCACCGAGGGTCCCGGTGCCGCGGCGGCGCGTCGGGGGTGTCGCGAGAGCGTCGTCTGCTACAAGGAACGGACGATCGCCGGGAGGTCCGCATGGATTTCGAGCATTCCGCACGCGCCCAGCAGTACATCGACCACGTCGCGCGCTTCGTCCGCGAGCGCGTCGTGCCCAACGAGCCGCTGTTCTTCGACCAACTCGCGCACACCGACGACTGGCGGCGCTGGCGGATTCCGACGATCCTCGAGGAGCTCAAGCAGGAGGCGAAGGCGGCCGGCCTGTGGAACCTGTTTCTGCCGGAGAGCGATCTCGGCGCCGGGCTCGACAATCGCGACTACGCTCCGCTGGCGGAGATCATGGGGCGCAGCTTCCTCGCCTCCGAGGTGTTCAACTGCAGCGCCCCGGACACCGGCAACATGGAGGTGCTGGTGCGCTATGGCTCGGACGAGCAGAAGGAGCGCTGGCTGGCGCCGCTGCTCGAGGGGCGCACGCGCTCGGCCTTCGCGATGACCGAGCCGGCGGTCGCTTCGAGCGACGCCACCAACATGAAGGCCACCTGCGAGATCGACGGCGACGACGTCGTGATCAACGGCCAGAAGTGGTGGACCAGCGGCGCTGGCGACCCGCGCTGCGCCTTCTTCATCTTCATGGGCGTCACCGATCCCACCGCCGAACGCCACCAGCGGCACTCGATGGTCATCGTCCCCGCCGACGCGCCGGGAGTGAGGATCCTGCGCATGGTGCCGGTCTTCGGCCATCTCGACGAGCCGCACGGGCATGGCGAGATCCTCTTCGACAACGTGCGCGTGCCGCGCAGCCACGTCATCCTCGGGCCGGGGCGCGGCTTCGAGATCGCCCAGGGCCGTCTCGGGCCGGGGCGCATCCACCACTGCATGCGCGCCATCGGCGCCGCCGAGCGGGCGCTGGAACGACTGTGCCAGCGCGCCGTCGGCCGCGTCGCCTTCGGCAAGCCGCTCGCCAACCTGGGCGGCAATCGCGACGTCATCGCCAACTGCCGGATGGCGATCGATCAGGCGCGGCTGCTGACCCTGCATGCGGCGTGGGCCCTCGATCGCCACGGCACGTTCGGCGCGCTCACGGACATCTCGGCGATCAAGGTGGTCGCCCCGAACGTGCTGCAGATGGTCACCGACGCGGCGATCCAGATCCACGGCGGCGAGGGCATGGCCGACCCCGAGCTCACCCGCCTGCTCGCCATGGCGCGCGCTCTGCGCATCGCCGACGGTCCGGACGAGGTGCACCGCGGCATGGTCGCCCGCCTGGAGCTGCGGAAGTACCAGTAACGGGCGCCGGCGTGATCCCGTGCGGGGTCAGACCAGGGGATTGCGCGTCCGCAGGTTCGCGAAGCGGCCGAAGTCGCGGTCGGCGGTGAGCAGCTCGTCGACGCCGTGGTGCAGGCAGAGCGCGGCGATACGGGCGTCATGGACGGCCGGACCGGCGATCCGGCCGGTGCGCAGCAGCTCGATGAGCACTGGCCAGTAGCCGTCCGCCTCGCCGAGGAGCTCGACGCGAGGCGCTTCCATCCAGGCCGTGACCTGATCGAGCGCGACGTCGAGCGGCGTCGGCGGATCGTAGATGCGCGGGTGGGTGACGATGGAGACGAACTCGTGCACGCAAGGCCAGGGGATGGCCCAGCGCACGCTTCCTTCCGCGAGCCCGGCGAGGCACGCGTCGGCGCGGTCGTGCCACAGCGCGTCGCTGCGATGCGCGTAGACCAGCAGGTTGGTATCGATGGCGATCACGGCCCCGGCTCGTACGCGAGCTCGCGAATACGGTCCCAGCTCGCATCGCGCAGCTCGGGGCGCAACCCATTGCCGCCGAACGTGACGCGCCGCAGGGTGAAGCGATGTTGGCGCCGCTGCCGGAGGGCGATGCGCAGGCCTTCGTCGAGCAGCGCGCGCAGCGTGGTGTTGTCGCGCCGCGCCACCTCGCGCGCCTCGGCGAGGAGCGGATCGGCGATCTCCACCGTGGTTTTCATTACGGGGACCCATATCATCCGATATGGTCCCCCACAATGGTGTGCTGGGGCGCTCAGCGCCAACTGGCGACTGTCTCGCCGGAGTCGACCATGTCGGCGAAGTAGCCGACGAATTCGGCCGGCGGGCCGGCCTGGCCCTCGGGCAGGGCGGCGCGGACGCGCAGCCGGCGGCCACCGTCCTCGAGGGTCAACGTCCCGGTGACCGCGGCGGGCTCGACGCCCTCTTGCCAGCGCTGCAGGGTCCCGCTGGTCGGTCCGTTCACCGCCGCGGGAAGGAAGAGCAGCGGCGCGGCGTCGCCGGCGCCGATCGCCACCACCACCGCCGAGCCGTTGCCGGCGAAGGCAGCGATCAACTCACCGTCACGGGTGTTGAAGCGGCCGACGAAGAGGCAGGTGCGGGGCAATCCAGTGGTCGGCTGGTCGAAGCGGAGCGGGCAGCCTCGCGACACCGGCCGCCCGATGTCGGCGAACGCCTGACCGGCGATCAGCAGCGCCGCGGCGGCGAACAGCATCTTTCCACAGCTCATCGTGAACCCCACGGTGTTGCGCCTTTCCATACCGAGTGTGGAAGCAGGATCCGCGCCATTCGACGCAGGTGATGCAACGTAGGTTTCACGATCGCGGGACCGCTAACCGCAGTGCGCGGTTGGCACATGGGAGCTGTCGATCTTTCGCAGCCGAGCGAAGAGGCGACGGGCGGAGGCGGGCGCGCGGCGGCAATTCGCTGCGTCGAATCGTGAACGGGCAGCCTCGGTTGCCTCGCGCGCGGCGTCGCGGCAGGGTCTGAACGGGACGGAGGAGCCATGCGCTGTCACGCGATGAGGATCCATGAGACCGGGGGCCCCGAGGTGCTGCGGTGGGAGGAGGTCGAGGTCGGCGAGCCGGCCGCCGGCGAGGTGCTGCTGCGTCAGACGGCCGTCGGTCTGAACTACATCGACACATATCATCGCAGCGGTCTGTACCCGCTGCCGTTGCCGGGGGGCATCGGACTCGAGGCGGCGGCCGTGGTCGAGCGGGTCGGGCCGGCAGTGGCTGACCTGCGACCGGGGGACCGCGTCGCCTACGCCTCGGCGCCGATCGGCGCCTATGCCGAGTGGCGGGTCTATCCCGCCGATCGCCTGGTGAAGGTCCCGGCCGGGGTCACCGATCAGCAGGCGGCGGCGATGATGCTGCAGGGGATGACGGCCGAATACCTGATCCGGCGCACCTTTCCGGTGCGCGCCGGGCAGTGGGTGCTGTTCCACGCCGCGGCCGGCGGCGTCGGTCTGATCGCCTGTCAGTGGCTC
Above is a genomic segment from bacterium containing:
- a CDS encoding glycosyltransferase family 39 protein; translated protein: MRLAPRLLLALLLGAAALRVWRLDTVPLGLHGDEAVTGFDAHRVLAEGWIGPYAYPSALGQPTGPVYVAALVLALFGESTAMLRLSMALFGVATVFSTWLAGRAMFGRAVGLLAAALLVAQPWHLHLSRIAFMVNAWPCLQMAVLWLLFRARQRPAVWRWALTGAVAGLTIYTYNAAPLSLPLFAAPVLVDLASPPPGRPRRRVLALALVAAGAALVVMLPMLDYVRNHEEYFWHHQEVALTNSAAWREGAWRDRAGLLAARAGEWGRGVVAGGAPDDGDGLGGEGFPLLDPVTVIAAAAGLGLALRRWREPACAALLVGVATLPLGALLTIEGGLYRRAFGLAPIAALLAALSLARLWRQAARRGAATQRAATVALAGLLLLSGARNAQRYFGPLQSSDEMRYVFPYQIDAAARFLATLPSDTVVFWYSDRWPAGYETRRWFAPDAEVVERSPEFGAPTEDDGTPVVRADSDRESVFLLLGRYRDLAAAIQQRHRGGTLVEDVRDGEVLFRAVRVEPLAVEAPI
- a CDS encoding MATE family efflux transporter, with protein sequence MSALLDSPAAVGAVASRGGVRELVALALPVVLTNLSATLMMTTDAMMVGRLGPSELAAVGYAGIWYWTVIAGFNGTGSGVQTFAAQAHGAGHPRQCGGWLWQAWYTVVPAATATLLLFAVAFPALLDLLGPDPTLRPLASDYVRARVLGSGGLMTGMVIAAFLRGVGDARTPLHAMIAANLVNVALNYCLIFGHCGAPRLGVAGSGVATAIAEWAYAIWLARAVYRPARRRRFATDAVAPDAAAMRRFLRTSAPIGGQWALDMLAFAAFSTLVARMGASEMAASQALLSLMHLSFMQVVGVQMAVATLVGRYLGAGDPTAARRSLRSALRVGVGLSIAVAALFVLAPEACLRLFVSDEAVLRLGVPLLVVGAAFQICDAVGVLNGGALRGAGDTRWPFVVQTLLAWGLFPPAAYVGGALAGGGLTGAWLGGVVYVAVLAGALHWRVQSGAWETARI
- a CDS encoding acyl-CoA dehydrogenase family protein, which codes for MDFEHSARAQQYIDHVARFVRERVVPNEPLFFDQLAHTDDWRRWRIPTILEELKQEAKAAGLWNLFLPESDLGAGLDNRDYAPLAEIMGRSFLASEVFNCSAPDTGNMEVLVRYGSDEQKERWLAPLLEGRTRSAFAMTEPAVASSDATNMKATCEIDGDDVVINGQKWWTSGAGDPRCAFFIFMGVTDPTAERHQRHSMVIVPADAPGVRILRMVPVFGHLDEPHGHGEILFDNVRVPRSHVILGPGRGFEIAQGRLGPGRIHHCMRAIGAAERALERLCQRAVGRVAFGKPLANLGGNRDVIANCRMAIDQARLLTLHAAWALDRHGTFGALTDISAIKVVAPNVLQMVTDAAIQIHGGEGMADPELTRLLAMARALRIADGPDEVHRGMVARLELRKYQ
- a CDS encoding PIN domain-containing protein produces the protein MIAIDTNLLVYAHRSDALWHDRADACLAGLAEGSVRWAIPWPCVHEFVSIVTHPRIYDPPTPLDVALDQVTAWMEAPRVELLGEADGYWPVLIELLRTGRIAGPAVHDARIAALCLHHGVDELLTADRDFGRFANLRTRNPLV
- a CDS encoding DUF2191 domain-containing protein, with translation MIWVPVMKTTVEIADPLLAEAREVARRDNTTLRALLDEGLRIALRQRRQHRFTLRRVTFGGNGLRPELRDASWDRIRELAYEPGP